Proteins encoded within one genomic window of Aspergillus nidulans FGSC A4 chromosome VII:
- a CDS encoding uncharacterized protein (transcript_id=CADANIAT00007801), protein MRTIYITALIAFLALEAFGYPTDTDAVTEPAFPGYEDGTTTFQVVPYPDADKITLSGTMQEVHAKILEINPIYEEDWKNVNNTYSKPEPRSDKPPLLNCDGRNGYAKIDKINDGISYLRKFKLPPGLEGNTCQMVSCSYDSAISWCNALPTLRVLPSFDNIADGAQVILNWCQVDWDNVGGVLGHPDSWRVFVDKEKC, encoded by the exons ATGCGAACCATCTACATCACCGCCTTAATTGCATTTCTAGCCCTGGAGGCCTTTGGT TATCCCACAGATACCGACGCCGTCACCGAACCGGCCTTTCCCGGCTACGAGGATGGCACTACGACCTTCCAAGTTGTGCCCTACCCCGACGCGGACAAGATCACCCTTAGCGGCACCATGCAGGAAGTCCATGCCAAAATCCTCGAAATCAATCCGATCTACGAggaagactggaagaacgtCAATAATACCTACTCAAAGCCTGAACCCCGGTCGGACAAGCCTCCTCTGCTAAACTGCGACGGACGCAATGGGTATGCCAAAATCGACAAAATCAACGACGGCATCAGCTACCTTCGCAAGTTCAAGCTGCCACCAGGCCTCGAAGGAAATACTTGCCAGATGGTCAGCTGCTCGTATGATTCGGCCATCAGCTGGTGCAACGCT CTTCCCACCCTGAGGGTTCTCCCCTCCTTCGACAATATCGCTGACGGTGCACAGGTGATTCTGAACTGGTGCCAGGTGGACTGGGATAATGTCGGGGGTGTGCTGGGCCACCCCGATAGTTGGCGTGTTTTTGTGGACAAAGAAAAGTGCTAG